The Myxococcota bacterium DNA window CGCGCGGCTGACCTTTTCAGCGGCTCCCGTGCGTGACAAGTGCCGTCGGCCTCGGGCAGGATGCGCGCATGGAGTTCAATCTCGGCGAGGTCAACGAAGCGATCGCGGCGGCGATCCCCGAGCGCGAAATGATCATCTGGCGCGACCGCCGACTGACCTACGGACAGGTGGCGGAGCGCTCCCGCCGGCTCGCGCACTACCTGCGCAGCCGCGGCCTCGGGCTGCGCCGCGAGCGCGCCACGCTGACCGGCTGGGAGTCGGGGCAGGACCAGGTCGCGCTCTATCTGTACAACTGCCCCGAGTACATCGAGGGCATGCTCGGCGCGTTCAAGTCGCGTACGGCCCCTTTCAACGTGAACTACCGCTACGTGGACGAGGAGCTCGTCTACCTGCTGCGTGACTCGCAGGCGCGCGCGATCGTGTACCACGCCTGCTTCGCGCCCACGCTGGCGCGCATCCTGCCGAACCTGCCGGGGCTCGAGGTGCTGTTGCAGGTCGAGGACGGCTCGGGCCAGCCACGGCTGCCCGGCGCGGTCGACTACGAGACGGCGCTCGCGGGCGCGGCCGCGGGGCCGGTCGGCGAGCGCCTGTCGCCCGACGATCTCTACATCCTCTATACCGGCGGCACCACCGGAATGCCGAAGGGTGTGCTCTGGCGACAGGCCGACATCTTCGTCGGGGCGCTCGGCGGCCGCTCGCCGTCTGGCGGTGAGTCGCAGTCACTCGACGAGCTCGTCACGCGTGCGACGAGCGGCTTCAAGCTGAAGACCATGCCGACCCCGCCGCTGATGCACGGCGCGGCGCACTGGGCGTCGTTCAACGCCTTCCATGCGGGCAACACGGTGGTGTTCCAGAGCGTGGTCGACCGGCTCGATCCGCACGACGTGCTGTCGACCGCCGAGCGCGAGAAGGTCCATGCCATGCTCATCGTGGGCGACGCCTTCGCGCGCCCGCTGATCGACCAGCTGCGCAAGTCGAGCTACGACCTGTCGGCGCTGCTCGCGATCGTCTCCGGCGGCGCGGCCCTCAACGCCGCGTTGAAGCGGGAGCTGCTCGAGCTCCTGCCGAAGATCAACATCGTCGACGCCGTCGGCTCGTCCGAGACGGGATCACAGGCGTCGAACGTCTCGAACGGGGCATCGGGCGCGACGACCGGGACGTTCACGCTGGGGCCCGGCGCGT harbors:
- a CDS encoding acyl-CoA synthetase, translating into MEFNLGEVNEAIAAAIPEREMIIWRDRRLTYGQVAERSRRLAHYLRSRGLGLRRERATLTGWESGQDQVALYLYNCPEYIEGMLGAFKSRTAPFNVNYRYVDEELVYLLRDSQARAIVYHACFAPTLARILPNLPGLEVLLQVEDGSGQPRLPGAVDYETALAGAAAGPVGERLSPDDLYILYTGGTTGMPKGVLWRQADIFVGALGGRSPSGGESQSLDELVTRATSGFKLKTMPTPPLMHGAAHWASFNAFHAGNTVVFQSVVDRLDPHDVLSTAEREKVHAMLIVGDAFARPLIDQLRKSSYDLSALLAIVSGGAALNAALKRELLELLPKINIVDAVGSSETGSQASNVSNGASGATTGTFTLGPGACVLSEDLSRIARPGDADLGWFAQSGRVPLGYLGDRAKTERTFPVIGGVRYSVPGDRARLRHDGILELLGRDSVTINSGGEKIFAEEVEHALKSHPAVLDAVVCGRPSERWGNEVVAIVRLREGSAVRERDLLAECEKHIARYKLPKAFLFRDEIVRSPSGKADYRWAKAQAAS